The following are encoded together in the Anopheles nili chromosome 3, idAnoNiliSN_F5_01, whole genome shotgun sequence genome:
- the LOC128727446 gene encoding Golgi phosphoprotein 3 homolog sauron produces MNRTDGLVRRVKARDTDANGGSSSSAGNHADQDDNKLDKEDEMEDCDSKETRLTLMEEVLLLGLKDKEGYTSFWNDCISSGLRGCILIELGLRGRIELERAGMRRKGLCTRKIVLKSDNPTGEALLDEALKHIKETYPSETIQSWIEYLSGETWNPLKIRYQLKNVRERLAKNLVEKGVLTTEKQNFLLFDMTTHPLTDNVIKCRLVKKIQDAVLTKWVNDPQRIGKRMLALILLAHASDVLENAFAPLNDDDYELAMRRVRELLDLDFEAESAKSNANEVIWAVFAAFTK; encoded by the exons ATGAATCGCACTGACGGGCTCGTGCGACGTGTAAAGGCACGCGACACCGATGCGAACGGAGGATCATCCTCGTCCGCGGGTAATCATGCCGATCAGGACGACAACAAACTGGACAAGGAGGACGAAATGGAGGACTGCGATTCCAAGGAAACGCGTCTCACGTTGATGGAGgaggtgctgctgttggggtTGAAGGATAAAGAG GGCTACACATCATTTTGGAACGATTGCATATCGAGCGGATTGCGCGGTTGTATTCTGATCGAACTGGGTCTCCGGGGACGTATCGAGCTGGAGCGGGCCGGTATGCGACGGAAGGGGTTGTGCACAAGGAAAATCGTTCTAAAATCCGACAATCCGACCGGTGAGGCGCTGCTCGACGAGGCCTTGAAACATATTAAAGAAACGTACCCGTCTGAAACCATTCAGAGCTGGATCGAATATTTAAGCG GCGAAACGTGGAATCCGCTAAAGATACGCTATCAGCTGAAAAACGTACGCGAACGGCTAGCAAAGAATCTAGTTGAGAAGGGTGTACTAACAACGGAGAAACAAAATTTTCTCCTCTTCGACATGACGACACATCCTCTAACTGATAACGTTATCAAGTGCCGGCTTGTAAAGAAG ATACAGGATGCTGTCCTCACGAAATGGGTAAATGATCCGCAGCGCATCGGCAAACGAATGTTGGCGCTTATTCTGTTAGCGCATGCAAGCGACGTCCTAGAGAATGCCTTCGCACCGCTCAACGACGACGATTACGAGCTCGCGATGCGACGGGTGAGAGAGCTGCTTGATCTGGACTTTGAGGCGGAATCCGCCAAATCGAACGCCAACGAAGTGATTTGGGCCGTGTTTGCGGCCTTTACCAAGTAA